One window from the genome of Salvelinus namaycush isolate Seneca chromosome 19, SaNama_1.0, whole genome shotgun sequence encodes:
- the LOC120063980 gene encoding junctional adhesion molecule 2A-like, translated as MFVYILSPRFLVPPRRRHPFGPPTRIRAKHSRRSTHARFSRHHSNVLPQAASGLRCPGDLLSQNPRRPASFSLTVSTSKAKVVVHENTDAVLSCQFKTEKETNPRIEWKKKGKDITFVYFDGKFSGSFAGRAKIEGATVTLHAVTQKDSGLYRCEVSAPADHTNLGEINITLNVLVPPHTPSCEVPSSVLSGAGVELHCKDKLSVPPPTYIWYKDNKALSTIHTTDTSFSMDTDKGTLKFKSVSKADSGQYRCEASNSVGAPKSCVAHHMKVMEYQLSMTTLIAGAVGLFLLIVMCCLGVCLCHRRGCCNKKEQKGRSTNSYNPPPPPTRNPKNYKHTQSFMI; from the exons atgtttgtttacatcctgagcccCAGATTCCTCGTCCCGCCGCGTCGACGTCACCCCTTCGGTCCGCCCACCAGAATCCGCGCGAAACACAGTCGACGAAGCACTCATGCCCGCTTCAGCCGCCATCACTCTAACGTCCTCCCTCAAGCGGCCTCTGGGCTCCGATGCCCTGGCGATCTCCTCAGCCAGAACCCCCGAC gtcctgCCTCCTTCTCTCTGACAGTGAGCACCAGTAAGGCCAAAGTGGTGGTCCATGAGAACACAG ACGCTGTGCTGTCCTGTCAGTTCAAGACAGAGAAGGAGACTAACCCTCGTATCGAGTGGAAGAAGAAAGGGAAGGACATCACCTTTGTTTATTTTGATGGCAAATTCAGCG GATCCTTTGCAGGTCGGGCTAAGATCGAGGGTGCGACGGTGACGCTGCACGCCGTTACCCAGAAGGACTCTGGGCTGTACCGCTGTGAGGTCAGTGCTCCAGCAGACCACACCAACCTGGGAGAGATTAACATCACCCTCAACGTACTGG TGCCCCCCCACACCCCGTCCTGTGAGGTGCCCAGCTCAGTTTTGTCTGGGGCAGGGGTAGAGCTCCACTGTAAGGATAAACTCAGTGTACCCCCTCCTACCTACATCTGGTACAAAGACAACAAGGCGCTGAGCACCATACACACAACTGACACCTCCtttagcatggacactgacaagGGAACACTG AAGTTCAAGAGTGTGTCCAAGGCTGACTCAGGCCAGTATCGTTGCGAGGCATCCAACAGTGTGGGGGCGCCGAAGAGCTGTGTGGCCCATCACATGAAGGTCATGGAAT ATCAGTTGAGTATGACGACACTGATAGCCGGAGCTGTAGGTCTCTTCCTGCTCATTGTCATGTGCTGCCTGGGTGTGTGCCTCTGTCATCGACGGGGCTGCTGCAACAAGA AGGAGCAGAAAGGAAGAAG CACCAACTCCTACaatccacctcctcctcccaccAGAAAC CCCAAGAACTACAAACACACCCAGTCCTTCATGATTTGA